One window of Candidatus Endomicrobium procryptotermitis genomic DNA carries:
- a CDS encoding DUF5675 family protein: protein MKILIKRFAFKENYTIGKLYADNEYICDTLEDTVRLDGGPKIYGVTAIPDGKYLSNLTWSARFKSYLPIIENVPNFEGIRIHVGNTSLDTEGCILVGKNEAAGKVLESKQTLEKIVALYKEAINRNEIIVVNIMEIRR from the coding sequence ATGAAAATATTGATTAAGCGGTTTGCGTTTAAAGAGAATTACACTATTGGTAAACTGTATGCAGATAACGAGTATATTTGCGATACTTTAGAAGACACCGTGCGGCTTGACGGCGGCCCTAAAATTTATGGTGTAACGGCAATACCTGATGGGAAATATTTAAGCAATTTAACGTGGTCAGCAAGATTTAAAAGCTATTTGCCTATAATAGAAAATGTGCCAAATTTTGAGGGAATACGAATTCATGTAGGAAACACATCATTAGATACTGAGGGCTGTATTTTGGTCGGGAAAAATGAAGCGGCTGGGAAAGTCCTTGAGAGTAAACAAACCCTTGAAAAAATTGTCGCACTATATAAAGAGGCAATAAATAGAAATGAAATTATTGTGGTGAATATAATGGAGATAAGGAGATAA